Proteins encoded by one window of Sorex araneus isolate mSorAra2 chromosome 3, mSorAra2.pri, whole genome shotgun sequence:
- the PYGB gene encoding glycogen phosphorylase, brain form isoform X1, producing the protein MAQPPTDSEKRKQISVRGLAGLGDVGEVRKSFNRHLHFTLVKDRNVATPRDYYLALAHTVRDHLVGRWIRTQQHYYERDPKRIYYLSLEFYMGRTLQNTMVNLGLQNACDEAVYQLGLDLEELEEIEEDAGLGNGGLGRLAACFLDSMATLGLAAYGYGIRYEFGIFNQKIVNGWQVEEADDWLRYGNPWEKARPEYTIPVHFHGRVQHTADGVQWLDTQVVLAMPYDTPVPGYKNNTVNTMRLWSAKAPKDFKLQDFNVGGYVEAVLDRNLAENISRVLYPNDNFFEGKELRLKQEYFVVAATLQDIVRRFKSSKFGCRDPVRTCFEIFPDKVAIQLNDTHPALAIPELMRILVDVEKVDWDKAWEITKKTCAYTNHTVLPEALERWPVSMLEDLLPRHLEIIYAINQRHLDHVAALFPGDVARLRRMSVIEEGACKRVNMAHLCVLGSHAVNGVARLHSDIVRRSVFKDFHELEPEKFQNKTNGITPRRWLLLCNPGLADAIVERIGEGFLTDLSQLRRLLPLASDEAFVRAVARVKQENKLKFSAFLEKEYGVKVNPASMFDVHVKRIHEYKRQLLNCLHIITLYNRIKKEPAKAFVPRTVMIGGKAAPGYHMAKMIIKLVTSISDVVNHDPVVGDRLKVIFLENYRVSLAEKVIPAADLSQQISTAGTEASGTGNMKFMLNGALTIGTMDGANVEMAEEAGLDNLFIFGLRVEEVGELDRSGYNAREYYERLPELRQAVDQISGGCFSPSEPDCFRGVVDMLLHHDRFKVFADYEAYMACQAQVDQLYQNPTEWTRKVIRNIACSGKFSSDRTISEYAREIWGVEPSDMQIPAPDLPRD; encoded by the exons CGCATCTATTACCTTTCCCTGGAATTCTACATGGGCCGCACGCTGCAGAACACCATGGTGAATCTGGGCCTTCAGAATGCATGCGACGAAGCAGTTTACCAG TTGGGATTGGACTTGGAAGAATTGGAGGAAATCGAGGAGGACGCTGGCCTGGGGAACGGAGGCCTCGGGAGACTGGCAG CTTGCTTCCTCGACTCCATGGCCACCCTGGGCCTGGCAGCCTACGGCTACGGGATCCGCTATGAGTTTGGGATTTTCAACCAGAAGATCGTGAACGGCTGGCAG GTGGAAGAGGCAGATGACTGGCTGCGATACGGGAACCCCTGGGAGAAGGCGCGGCCTGAGTACACGATCCCAGTGCATTTCCACGGGCGAGTGCAGCACACGGCCGACGGCGTGCAGTGGCTGGACACGCAG GTGGTCCTGGCCATGCCCTACGACACCCCGGTGCCAGGCTACAAGAACAACACCGTCAACACCATGCGCCTGTGGTCGGCGAAGGCGCCCAAGGACTTCAAGCTGCAAGACT TCAACGTGGGCGGCTACGTGGAGGCCGTCCTGGACCGGAACCTGGCCGAGAACATCTCCAGAGTCCTGTACCCCAATGACAAT TTTTTCGAGGGCAAGGAGCTGCGCCTGAAGCAGGAGTACTTTGTGGTGGCTGCGACGCTGCAGGACATTGTCCGCCGCTTTAAGTCCTCCAAGTTTGGCTGCCGGGACCCAGTGCGAACCTGCTTCGAGATATTCCCAGACAAG GTTGCCATCCAGCTGAATGACACCCACCCGGCCCTCGCCATCCCTGAGCTCATGCGGATCCTGGTGGATGTGGAGAAGGTGGACTGGGACAAG GCCTGGGAGATCACAAAGAAGACATGTGCATATACCAATCACACCGTGCTGCCGGAGGCCTTGGAGCGCTGGCCCGTGTCCATGTTGGAGGACCTGCTGCCACGGCACCTGGAGATCATCTACGCCATCAACCAGAGGCACCTGGAT CACGTGGCTGCCCTCTTCCCTGGGGACGTGGCGCGCCTGCGGCGGATGTCTGTCATCGAGGAGGGTGCCTGCAAGCGCGTCAACATGGCCCACCTGTGTGTGCTGGGCTCCCACGCCGTCAACGGTGTGGCGCGGCTGCACTCGGACATTGTCCGGCGGTCGGT CTTCAAGGATTTTCATGAGCTGGAGCCGGAGAAGTTCCAGAACAAGACGAACGGCATCACGCCGCGGCGCTGGCTGCTGCTGTGTAACCCAGGACTGGCTGACGCCATCGTGGAG AGGATCGGGGAGGGCTTCCTGACGGACCTGAGCCAGCTGAGGAGACTGCTGCCACTGGCCAGCGACGAGGCCTTCGTCAGGGCTGTGGCCAGGGTCAAGCAG GAGAACAAGCTGAAGTTCTCTGCCTTTCTGGAGAAGGAGTACGGGGTGAAGGTCAACCCTGCCTCCATGTTCGACGTCCACGTGAAGAGGATCCACGAGTACAAGAGGCAGCTGCTGAACTGCCTGCACATCATCACACTGTACAACC gAATCAAGAAGGAGCCAGCCAAGGCCTTTGTGCCTCGGACCGTCATGATCGGGGGCAAG GCGGCCCCCGGCTACCACATGGCCAAGATGATCATCAAGCTGGTCACCTCCATCAGTGACGTCGTCAACCATGACCCCGTCGTGGGCGACCGGCTCAAAGTGATCTTCCTGGAGAACTACCGAGTGTCGCTGGCTGAGAAAG TGATCCCTGCAGCCGACCTGTCGCAGCAGATCTCCACCGCGGGCACCGAGGCCTCGGGCACCGGCAACATGAAGTTTATGCTCAACGGGGCCCTGACCATCGGCACCATGGATGGGGCCAATGTGGAGATGGCCGAGGAGGCCGGCCTGGACAACCTCTTCATCTTCGGCCTGCGGGTGGAGGAGGTCGGGGAGCTGGACCGGAGCGG GTACAATGCCCGTGAGTACTATGAGCGCCTGCCCGAGCTCAGGCAGGCCGTGGACCAGATCAGTGGAGGCTGCTTCTCCCCCTCGGAGCCCGACTGCTTCAGGGGCGTGGTCGACATGCTGCTGCACCATGACAG GTTCAAGGTATTTGCGGATTATGAAGCATACATGGCGTGCCAGGCCCAGGTGGACCAATTGTACCAG AACCCCACAGAGTGGACAAGGAAGGTCATCAGAAACATCGCCTGCTCGGGCAAATTCTCCAGTGACCGCACCATCTCTGAATATGCCCGGGAGATCTGGGGCGTGGAACCATCCGACATGCAGATCCCGGCCCCTGACCTCCCCAGGGACTAG
- the PYGB gene encoding glycogen phosphorylase, brain form isoform X2, with the protein MATLGLAAYGYGIRYEFGIFNQKIVNGWQVEEADDWLRYGNPWEKARPEYTIPVHFHGRVQHTADGVQWLDTQVVLAMPYDTPVPGYKNNTVNTMRLWSAKAPKDFKLQDFNVGGYVEAVLDRNLAENISRVLYPNDNFFEGKELRLKQEYFVVAATLQDIVRRFKSSKFGCRDPVRTCFEIFPDKVAIQLNDTHPALAIPELMRILVDVEKVDWDKAWEITKKTCAYTNHTVLPEALERWPVSMLEDLLPRHLEIIYAINQRHLDHVAALFPGDVARLRRMSVIEEGACKRVNMAHLCVLGSHAVNGVARLHSDIVRRSVFKDFHELEPEKFQNKTNGITPRRWLLLCNPGLADAIVERIGEGFLTDLSQLRRLLPLASDEAFVRAVARVKQENKLKFSAFLEKEYGVKVNPASMFDVHVKRIHEYKRQLLNCLHIITLYNRIKKEPAKAFVPRTVMIGGKAAPGYHMAKMIIKLVTSISDVVNHDPVVGDRLKVIFLENYRVSLAEKVIPAADLSQQISTAGTEASGTGNMKFMLNGALTIGTMDGANVEMAEEAGLDNLFIFGLRVEEVGELDRSGYNAREYYERLPELRQAVDQISGGCFSPSEPDCFRGVVDMLLHHDRFKVFADYEAYMACQAQVDQLYQNPTEWTRKVIRNIACSGKFSSDRTISEYAREIWGVEPSDMQIPAPDLPRD; encoded by the exons ATGGCCACCCTGGGCCTGGCAGCCTACGGCTACGGGATCCGCTATGAGTTTGGGATTTTCAACCAGAAGATCGTGAACGGCTGGCAG GTGGAAGAGGCAGATGACTGGCTGCGATACGGGAACCCCTGGGAGAAGGCGCGGCCTGAGTACACGATCCCAGTGCATTTCCACGGGCGAGTGCAGCACACGGCCGACGGCGTGCAGTGGCTGGACACGCAG GTGGTCCTGGCCATGCCCTACGACACCCCGGTGCCAGGCTACAAGAACAACACCGTCAACACCATGCGCCTGTGGTCGGCGAAGGCGCCCAAGGACTTCAAGCTGCAAGACT TCAACGTGGGCGGCTACGTGGAGGCCGTCCTGGACCGGAACCTGGCCGAGAACATCTCCAGAGTCCTGTACCCCAATGACAAT TTTTTCGAGGGCAAGGAGCTGCGCCTGAAGCAGGAGTACTTTGTGGTGGCTGCGACGCTGCAGGACATTGTCCGCCGCTTTAAGTCCTCCAAGTTTGGCTGCCGGGACCCAGTGCGAACCTGCTTCGAGATATTCCCAGACAAG GTTGCCATCCAGCTGAATGACACCCACCCGGCCCTCGCCATCCCTGAGCTCATGCGGATCCTGGTGGATGTGGAGAAGGTGGACTGGGACAAG GCCTGGGAGATCACAAAGAAGACATGTGCATATACCAATCACACCGTGCTGCCGGAGGCCTTGGAGCGCTGGCCCGTGTCCATGTTGGAGGACCTGCTGCCACGGCACCTGGAGATCATCTACGCCATCAACCAGAGGCACCTGGAT CACGTGGCTGCCCTCTTCCCTGGGGACGTGGCGCGCCTGCGGCGGATGTCTGTCATCGAGGAGGGTGCCTGCAAGCGCGTCAACATGGCCCACCTGTGTGTGCTGGGCTCCCACGCCGTCAACGGTGTGGCGCGGCTGCACTCGGACATTGTCCGGCGGTCGGT CTTCAAGGATTTTCATGAGCTGGAGCCGGAGAAGTTCCAGAACAAGACGAACGGCATCACGCCGCGGCGCTGGCTGCTGCTGTGTAACCCAGGACTGGCTGACGCCATCGTGGAG AGGATCGGGGAGGGCTTCCTGACGGACCTGAGCCAGCTGAGGAGACTGCTGCCACTGGCCAGCGACGAGGCCTTCGTCAGGGCTGTGGCCAGGGTCAAGCAG GAGAACAAGCTGAAGTTCTCTGCCTTTCTGGAGAAGGAGTACGGGGTGAAGGTCAACCCTGCCTCCATGTTCGACGTCCACGTGAAGAGGATCCACGAGTACAAGAGGCAGCTGCTGAACTGCCTGCACATCATCACACTGTACAACC gAATCAAGAAGGAGCCAGCCAAGGCCTTTGTGCCTCGGACCGTCATGATCGGGGGCAAG GCGGCCCCCGGCTACCACATGGCCAAGATGATCATCAAGCTGGTCACCTCCATCAGTGACGTCGTCAACCATGACCCCGTCGTGGGCGACCGGCTCAAAGTGATCTTCCTGGAGAACTACCGAGTGTCGCTGGCTGAGAAAG TGATCCCTGCAGCCGACCTGTCGCAGCAGATCTCCACCGCGGGCACCGAGGCCTCGGGCACCGGCAACATGAAGTTTATGCTCAACGGGGCCCTGACCATCGGCACCATGGATGGGGCCAATGTGGAGATGGCCGAGGAGGCCGGCCTGGACAACCTCTTCATCTTCGGCCTGCGGGTGGAGGAGGTCGGGGAGCTGGACCGGAGCGG GTACAATGCCCGTGAGTACTATGAGCGCCTGCCCGAGCTCAGGCAGGCCGTGGACCAGATCAGTGGAGGCTGCTTCTCCCCCTCGGAGCCCGACTGCTTCAGGGGCGTGGTCGACATGCTGCTGCACCATGACAG GTTCAAGGTATTTGCGGATTATGAAGCATACATGGCGTGCCAGGCCCAGGTGGACCAATTGTACCAG AACCCCACAGAGTGGACAAGGAAGGTCATCAGAAACATCGCCTGCTCGGGCAAATTCTCCAGTGACCGCACCATCTCTGAATATGCCCGGGAGATCTGGGGCGTGGAACCATCCGACATGCAGATCCCGGCCCCTGACCTCCCCAGGGACTAG